A region of Curvibacter sp. AEP1-3 DNA encodes the following proteins:
- a CDS encoding MlaC/ttg2D family ABC transporter substrate-binding protein: protein MALVAGLVFAPAAHADDEAPDALIKRLSVDVLDTIKADKSIRTGDTAKIVTLVDTRIMPNVNFQRMTASAVGPGWRQATPEQQKRLQDEFKILLVRTYAGALAQVNDQTIAMKPMRMAPEDKEVIVRTEIKGKGDPIQLDYRLEKTPGVGAGWKIYNLNVLGVWLVETYRSQFAQQINAKGVDGLIDALAEQNKANAKKG, encoded by the coding sequence ATGGCGCTGGTTGCAGGCTTGGTATTTGCCCCTGCGGCACATGCCGATGACGAGGCTCCTGACGCGTTGATCAAGCGCTTGTCGGTCGATGTTCTGGATACCATCAAGGCAGACAAATCCATCCGTACCGGTGACACTGCAAAGATAGTGACCTTGGTGGACACGCGCATCATGCCCAACGTGAACTTCCAGCGCATGACAGCTTCCGCGGTGGGGCCGGGCTGGCGCCAGGCGACGCCCGAGCAGCAAAAGCGCTTACAAGACGAATTCAAGATTCTTTTGGTTCGCACCTATGCCGGAGCGTTGGCTCAGGTCAATGACCAAACTATCGCCATGAAGCCTATGCGCATGGCACCTGAAGATAAAGAAGTCATCGTTCGTACCGAAATCAAAGGTAAGGGTGACCCCATCCAGCTGGACTACCGCCTTGAGAAAACCCCCGGAGTGGGCGCCGGCTGGAAGATTTACAACCTGAACGTTCTGGGCGTCTGGCTGGTGGAAACCTACCGTAGCCAGTTTGCCCAGCAGATCAATGCCAAGGGTGTTGATGGTTTGATTGACGCCTTGGCCGAACAAAACAAGGCCAACGCCAAGAAAGGCTGA
- a CDS encoding STAS domain-containing protein, which translates to MLNLPATMTHEVAPACLSELRDGLQHEAATVVVDGERLQRFDSSALAVLLELRRECAKAGKVFAVQKLPARLRDLAALYGIDALLKPA; encoded by the coding sequence GTGCTGAACCTGCCTGCCACCATGACACATGAAGTCGCCCCGGCCTGCCTGTCGGAGCTTCGCGACGGACTGCAGCACGAAGCTGCGACCGTCGTTGTCGATGGCGAGCGTTTGCAGCGCTTTGACTCCTCTGCGCTGGCCGTCTTGCTGGAGTTGCGGCGCGAGTGCGCCAAGGCGGGCAAAGTATTTGCGGTGCAAAAGCTCCCCGCTCGTTTGCGCGATCTGGCCGCCCTGTACGGGATTGACGCTCTGCTCAAGCCCGCCTGA
- a CDS encoding ABC transporter ATP-binding protein produces the protein MPAISFQSISKTYPLPKGPKGTTFKAVDNVSLNIEEGEFFGLLGPNGAGKTTLISMLAGLSRPTSGSVQVLGSDVQSDFADARRKLGVVPQELVFDPFFNVREMLRIQSGYFGLRNNDAWVDELLEGLGLADKANANMRQLSGGMKRRVLVAQALVHKPPVIVLDEPTAGVDVELRQTLWQFVANLNKQGSTVLLTTHYLEEAEALCGRIAMLKTGRIVALDKTSDLLKAASSNVLRFKTADVLPPELAARARITGRIVQLPANNALEIENYLAAVRQAGVTVDDVEIRKADLEDVFLDVMNQQGAQA, from the coding sequence ATGCCCGCCATCTCCTTCCAATCCATCTCCAAGACGTATCCCTTGCCCAAGGGGCCGAAAGGCACCACCTTCAAGGCAGTCGATAACGTCAGTCTCAACATCGAAGAGGGCGAGTTTTTTGGTCTTCTCGGGCCCAACGGTGCTGGCAAAACAACCCTGATCAGCATGCTCGCGGGCCTGTCCCGCCCCACGAGTGGCAGTGTGCAAGTGCTGGGCAGCGACGTGCAAAGCGATTTCGCCGACGCTCGCCGCAAGCTGGGTGTGGTGCCACAAGAGCTGGTGTTTGATCCCTTCTTCAATGTGCGCGAGATGCTGCGCATCCAGTCCGGTTATTTCGGGCTTAGGAATAACGACGCTTGGGTAGATGAGCTGCTGGAAGGCCTGGGCCTGGCCGACAAGGCCAACGCCAACATGCGCCAACTCTCCGGTGGCATGAAGCGCCGTGTGTTGGTGGCGCAGGCCTTGGTGCACAAGCCGCCCGTCATCGTGCTGGATGAACCCACCGCGGGTGTGGATGTGGAACTGCGCCAGACGCTGTGGCAGTTTGTCGCCAACCTCAACAAACAGGGCAGCACCGTGTTGCTGACCACCCACTATCTGGAAGAGGCCGAAGCCTTGTGCGGGCGCATTGCCATGCTCAAGACCGGCCGCATTGTGGCTTTGGACAAAACCAGCGACCTGCTCAAGGCGGCCAGCAGCAATGTGCTGCGCTTCAAGACGGCCGATGTGCTGCCTCCTGAACTCGCTGCACGTGCCCGCATCACCGGCCGTATTGTTCAGTTGCCAGCCAACAACGCGCTCGAAATTGAAAACTACCTCGCCGCGGTGCGTCAGGCCGGCGTCACGGTGGATGACGTGGAGATCCGCAAAGCCGATCTGGAGGATGTGTTCCTCGATGTCATGAACCAGCAAGGAGCACAGGCATGA
- a CDS encoding ABC transporter permease — translation MNGWQTLLYKETLRFWKVAAQTIAGPVLTAMLYLLIFGHALESHVKVYDQVSYTAFLVPGLAMMSLLQNAFANSSSSLIMSKVMGNLVFLLLTPLSYFNWFVAYVGAAVIRGLVVALGVFVVAAFFAPMSYAAPVWILVFAVLGATLMGALGLIAGLWAEKFDQLAAFQNFVVMPMTFLSGVFYSIHSLPAFWQGVSHFNPFFYMIDGFRFGFFGISDVSPWMSLAVVGGATVVVSLIALQLLRSGYKIRS, via the coding sequence ATGAACGGCTGGCAAACTCTGCTCTACAAAGAGACCCTGCGCTTCTGGAAGGTTGCGGCCCAAACCATTGCCGGGCCAGTGCTGACCGCCATGCTGTACCTGCTGATCTTCGGCCACGCACTGGAGAGCCATGTGAAGGTGTACGACCAGGTCAGTTACACCGCCTTTCTGGTGCCGGGCCTGGCCATGATGAGCTTGTTGCAGAACGCATTTGCCAACAGCTCGTCCTCGCTCATCATGAGCAAGGTCATGGGGAATCTGGTGTTCCTTTTGCTGACGCCCCTGTCGTATTTCAACTGGTTTGTTGCCTATGTGGGTGCCGCTGTGATTCGCGGTTTGGTTGTGGCGCTGGGGGTGTTTGTGGTGGCAGCATTTTTTGCGCCCATGAGCTATGCGGCGCCTGTCTGGATTCTGGTGTTCGCCGTGCTGGGCGCTACCCTGATGGGCGCACTGGGCTTGATTGCAGGCCTGTGGGCCGAGAAGTTTGACCAGCTTGCCGCCTTCCAGAACTTTGTGGTCATGCCCATGACGTTCTTGAGCGGCGTGTTTTATTCCATCCATTCCTTGCCTGCGTTCTGGCAAGGGGTGAGTCACTTCAACCCGTTTTTCTACATGATCGACGGCTTCCGTTTCGGCTTCTTCGGCATCAGCGACGTGTCCCCGTGGATGAGCCTTGCTGTCGTCGGTGGTGCCACCGTGGTGGTGAGCCTGATTGCCCTTCAACTGCTGCGCAGCGGCTACAAAATCCGCAGCTGA
- a CDS encoding BolA family protein — protein sequence MTADQLQAIITAGLACDHCALEGDGRHWYATIVSPEFEGKRLVQRQRLVYATLGNRMQTDEVHALSMKTFSPTEWAAQSA from the coding sequence ATGACCGCAGACCAACTCCAAGCCATCATCACCGCAGGCCTCGCCTGCGACCATTGCGCGCTCGAAGGCGATGGCCGCCACTGGTACGCCACCATCGTGTCGCCTGAATTTGAAGGCAAACGCCTGGTGCAGCGCCAACGGCTGGTCTACGCCACCCTGGGCAACCGCATGCAAACCGACGAGGTGCACGCCTTGTCCATGAAAACCTTCTCGCCCACCGAATGGGCAGCCCAGTCCGCCTGA
- the hisG gene encoding ATP phosphoribosyltransferase produces the protein MITLALSKGRIFEETVPLLKAAGIEVLDDPEKSRKLILETNQPNVRVLVVRATDVPTYVQYGGADLGITGKDTLLEHGSQGLYQPLDLQIAKCRISVAVRADFDYASAVKQGSRLKVATKYVAIARDFFASKGVHVDLIKLYGSMELAPLVGLADAIVDLVSTGNTLKANHLVEVERIMDISSRLVVNQAALKLKQEPIRKIIDAFAGAVAP, from the coding sequence ATGATCACCCTGGCCCTGTCCAAAGGCCGCATTTTTGAAGAAACCGTGCCGCTGCTCAAAGCTGCTGGTATTGAAGTGCTGGACGACCCCGAGAAGTCCCGCAAATTGATTCTGGAAACCAACCAGCCCAACGTGAGGGTGTTGGTGGTCCGTGCGACCGACGTGCCCACCTATGTGCAGTACGGTGGCGCCGACCTCGGCATTACCGGCAAAGACACATTGCTGGAACACGGCAGCCAAGGCCTGTACCAGCCGCTGGATTTGCAAATTGCCAAGTGCCGCATCAGCGTGGCAGTGCGCGCGGACTTTGACTATGCGTCTGCCGTCAAGCAGGGCTCCCGCCTGAAAGTGGCAACGAAATACGTGGCCATTGCCCGTGACTTCTTTGCCAGCAAGGGCGTGCACGTGGATCTGATCAAGCTCTACGGCAGCATGGAGTTGGCTCCCTTGGTCGGCCTGGCCGACGCGATTGTGGATCTGGTGTCCACCGGCAACACGCTCAAGGCCAACCACCTCGTCGAGGTGGAGCGCATCATGGACATCAGTTCCCGCCTGGTGGTCAACCAAGCTGCGCTCAAGCTCAAACAAGAACCTATCCGCAAGATCATCGACGCGTTTGCAGGCGCCGTAGCCCCATAA
- the hisD gene encoding histidinol dehydrogenase, which produces MTFVAAPARLSTADAAFEAQFKARLHWSADTDAAIEQRVADILADVQQRGDAAVLEYTARFDGLNVTDMKALELTQAELKAAFDSIPADQRAALEAAAKRVRSYHEAQKKASGESWSYRDEDGTLLGQKVTPLDRVGIYVPGGKAAYPSSVLMNAIPAHVAGVGEIIMVVPTPKGEKNALVLAAAYVAGVTRAFTIGGAQAVAALAYGTATIPAVHKITGPGNAYVAAAKRRVFGTVGIDMIAGPSEILVLADGTTPPDWVAMDLFSQAEHDELAQSILLCPDAAYIEQVQQSINRLLPEMPRAEIIAKSLTGRGALIQTRSMEEACEISNRIAPEHLEVSSNAPHKWEPLLKHAGAIFLGAYTSESLGDYCAGPNHVLPTSGTARFSSPLGVYDFQKRSSLIEVSEQGAQALGQIASVLAHGEGLQAHARAAEMRLK; this is translated from the coding sequence ATGACTTTTGTAGCTGCTCCCGCACGTCTATCCACCGCTGATGCCGCATTTGAAGCGCAATTCAAGGCGCGCTTGCATTGGTCTGCGGATACCGATGCGGCTATCGAGCAGCGTGTGGCCGACATCCTGGCTGACGTGCAGCAGCGTGGCGATGCGGCGGTGCTGGAGTACACCGCCCGTTTCGATGGCCTGAACGTCACCGACATGAAGGCGTTGGAGCTGACCCAGGCCGAGCTCAAGGCGGCTTTCGACAGTATTCCCGCAGATCAGCGTGCTGCGCTGGAGGCGGCCGCAAAGCGGGTGCGCAGCTACCACGAAGCGCAAAAGAAGGCCTCTGGCGAGAGCTGGAGCTACCGCGACGAAGACGGCACGCTCTTGGGCCAAAAGGTCACGCCCTTGGACCGCGTGGGCATTTATGTGCCCGGCGGCAAAGCGGCTTATCCCAGCAGCGTGTTGATGAACGCCATCCCTGCCCACGTAGCAGGGGTCGGCGAAATCATCATGGTAGTACCTACGCCTAAAGGTGAAAAGAATGCCCTGGTGCTGGCCGCCGCCTATGTGGCCGGCGTGACGCGTGCGTTCACCATCGGCGGCGCGCAAGCGGTGGCCGCATTGGCCTATGGCACCGCCACCATCCCTGCCGTGCACAAAATCACCGGCCCCGGCAACGCCTATGTGGCCGCCGCCAAGCGCCGCGTGTTCGGTACCGTGGGCATCGACATGATTGCCGGCCCTAGCGAGATTCTGGTGCTGGCCGACGGCACCACCCCCCCGGACTGGGTGGCCATGGATTTGTTCAGCCAAGCCGAGCATGACGAGCTGGCGCAAAGCATTTTGCTGTGCCCGGACGCGGCCTACATCGAACAAGTGCAGCAAAGCATCAACCGCCTGCTGCCCGAAATGCCACGCGCCGAGATCATTGCCAAAAGCCTCACTGGCCGTGGCGCCTTGATCCAGACCCGCAGCATGGAAGAGGCCTGCGAGATTAGCAACCGCATTGCGCCCGAGCATTTGGAGGTCTCCAGCAACGCCCCCCATAAGTGGGAACCTCTGCTCAAGCACGCCGGTGCGATCTTCCTGGGCGCCTACACCTCCGAGAGCCTGGGCGACTACTGCGCCGGCCCCAACCACGTGCTGCCTACCAGTGGCACTGCGCGATTTAGCAGCCCGCTGGGCGTATACGACTTTCAGAAGCGCAGCAGCCTCATCGAGGTGAGCGAGCAGGGCGCCCAAGCGTTGGGGCAGATTGCCTCTGTGCTGGCGCATGGCGAGGGCCTGCAAGCCCATGCACGTGCGGCGGAAATGCGATTGAAGTAA
- a CDS encoding GFA family protein, giving the protein MTRQVGSVEIRAKHRASCHCGAVVLELDLPDGIVNARRCNCSICKRKGAAVASVPVTGLRVLQGAESLQLYQFNTRSAKHYFCKVCGIHTHNQSRSQAGQYAYNVGCLEDVNPHELGTLPVSDGVNHIADRKA; this is encoded by the coding sequence ATGACCAGACAAGTAGGCTCCGTTGAGATCAGGGCCAAGCACCGTGCCTCATGCCACTGTGGAGCCGTGGTACTCGAGCTTGATTTGCCGGATGGAATCGTGAATGCGCGGCGTTGCAACTGCTCCATCTGCAAGCGAAAAGGCGCTGCGGTGGCATCGGTACCCGTCACGGGCCTGAGAGTTCTTCAGGGGGCGGAATCACTCCAGCTCTACCAGTTCAACACACGGTCTGCCAAACATTACTTTTGCAAGGTATGTGGCATCCACACGCACAACCAGAGCCGGTCCCAGGCCGGACAGTACGCCTACAACGTGGGATGCTTGGAAGACGTCAATCCACATGAGCTTGGAACGCTACCCGTCAGTGACGGGGTGAACCATATCGCGGACCGCAAGGCCTGA
- a CDS encoding CopG family transcriptional regulator, translated as MKNVTITVEDATLEWVRIEAARRNTSVSRLVGEMLTEKMQHDDAYARAQRDWVADTSSFSSGGKAYPARGQQHNG; from the coding sequence ATGAAAAACGTCACCATCACCGTCGAAGACGCCACCCTAGAATGGGTGCGGATCGAGGCGGCGCGCCGCAATACCAGTGTGTCGCGGCTGGTGGGCGAGATGTTGACCGAGAAGATGCAACACGACGACGCCTATGCCCGAGCCCAGCGCGATTGGGTGGCGGATACCTCCAGCTTCAGCTCGGGTGGCAAGGCTTACCCGGCACGGGGCCAGCAACACAATGGCTAG
- a CDS encoding PIN domain-containing protein, whose translation MASPLDTSGAIVFVDTNVLLAADDAFDAPRQTRVREWLQALWQRRAGRLSTQVLNAYYVGATRHFAMPQGDARAKLRRYQLWQPWQIDHQTVETAWGVEARFGLPYWDALIVAAAAQSGASHVLSFDLQHGQQIDGITILNPLQATPADLALAD comes from the coding sequence ATGGCTAGCCCGCTCGACACCTCCGGCGCCATCGTCTTTGTCGACACCAACGTGCTGTTGGCCGCCGATGATGCGTTCGATGCTCCTCGCCAAACCCGTGTGCGCGAATGGCTGCAGGCCTTGTGGCAGCGCAGGGCAGGGCGCTTAAGCACGCAGGTGCTCAACGCCTATTACGTGGGTGCCACCCGCCACTTCGCTATGCCACAGGGCGATGCACGCGCCAAGCTGCGCCGCTACCAGCTCTGGCAGCCCTGGCAGATTGACCACCAGACAGTAGAAACCGCCTGGGGCGTGGAAGCCCGCTTTGGCCTGCCGTATTGGGATGCGCTTATCGTCGCCGCCGCCGCGCAGAGCGGTGCGAGCCACGTGCTGTCCTTCGATCTGCAGCACGGCCAGCAAATCGACGGCATCACCATCCTGAATCCTTTGCAAGCCACGCCTGCCGACTTGGCGCTGGCCGACTAG
- the hisC gene encoding histidinol-phosphate transaminase, with protein sequence MTTSADFAADVQALIARRIRQDVQGMHAYAVQDSKDMVKLDAMENPFSLPPELQAELGQRLGALALNRYPDGRVNDLRTALAQYVGMPAGHDIMLGNGSDELISLLSMACDVPAQPGEARPVVLAPTPGFVMYAMSAQLQGLDFVGVPLTEDFALDVPAMVQAIVEKQPAIVYLAYPNNPTANLWDADAMATVIAAARQAGSIVAVDEAYQPFSSSTYMDVIRANPATHPHVVLMRTLSKFGLAGVRLGYMVGPAALIAQVDKVRPPYNISVLNYECALFALEHQDAFAVQAQEICAQRAILLGALRAMPGVKAWDSDANMVLVRFPGSDDAAQKTFDGLKARGVLVKNVSKMHPLLARCLRLTVGTAEENARLIQALQETL encoded by the coding sequence ATGACTACCTCTGCCGACTTTGCTGCTGACGTTCAGGCGCTTATTGCGCGCCGCATCCGCCAGGACGTGCAGGGCATGCATGCCTACGCGGTCCAGGATTCCAAAGACATGGTCAAGCTCGATGCCATGGAAAACCCGTTTTCCCTGCCACCTGAACTGCAAGCCGAGTTGGGCCAGCGCCTGGGCGCGCTGGCGCTCAACCGCTACCCCGATGGCCGGGTCAACGACTTGCGCACCGCCTTGGCGCAGTACGTGGGCATGCCCGCAGGCCACGACATCATGCTGGGTAATGGTTCGGACGAGCTGATCTCTCTGCTCTCCATGGCCTGCGACGTACCCGCCCAGCCCGGCGAGGCCCGCCCCGTGGTGCTGGCGCCCACGCCCGGCTTTGTGATGTACGCCATGAGCGCCCAGCTGCAGGGGCTGGACTTTGTGGGCGTGCCGCTGACTGAAGACTTTGCCCTCGATGTGCCTGCCATGGTGCAGGCCATTGTCGAGAAGCAGCCCGCCATCGTGTACCTGGCCTACCCCAACAACCCCACCGCCAATTTGTGGGATGCCGACGCCATGGCCACCGTGATTGCCGCAGCCAGGCAGGCCGGGAGCATCGTGGCGGTGGACGAGGCCTACCAACCGTTTTCCAGCAGCACCTACATGGACGTGATCCGTGCCAACCCCGCCACCCATCCCCATGTGGTGCTGATGCGCACCCTGAGCAAGTTCGGCCTGGCCGGTGTGCGCTTGGGCTACATGGTGGGGCCGGCTGCGCTGATTGCGCAGGTGGACAAGGTGCGCCCGCCGTACAACATCAGCGTGCTGAACTACGAGTGCGCCTTGTTTGCCCTAGAGCATCAAGATGCTTTTGCCGTGCAAGCCCAAGAGATATGTGCGCAACGCGCTATTCTTTTAGGAGCGTTGCGTGCGATGCCCGGTGTGAAAGCGTGGGACAGCGATGCCAACATGGTGCTGGTGCGCTTCCCCGGCTCGGACGATGCTGCGCAAAAAACATTCGACGGATTGAAGGCGCGCGGGGTGCTGGTCAAGAACGTTTCTAAAATGCACCCATTGCTGGCCCGCTGTTTGCGTTTGACCGTCGGCACCGCCGAAGAAAACGCCCGACTGATTCAGGCCTTGCAGGAAACCTTATGA
- the hisB gene encoding imidazoleglycerol-phosphate dehydratase HisB, with the protein MSTNYPITEVPASMPARIAEVSRNTAETKIRVRVNLDGTGVSRLSTGIGFFDHMLDQIARHGLIDLDIEAEGDLHIDGHHTVEDVGITLGQAFAKAVGDKKGIRRYGHAYVPLDEALSRVVIDFSGRPQLEMHVPFKSGMIGAFDTQLTHEFFQGFVNHASVTLHIDNLKGENAHHQAETVFKAFARALRSALEFDPRALGVIPSTKGSL; encoded by the coding sequence ATGAGCACCAATTACCCGATCACCGAAGTCCCCGCCTCCATGCCCGCGCGCATTGCCGAAGTGTCCCGCAACACTGCTGAAACCAAAATTCGCGTGCGAGTGAACCTGGACGGCACGGGTGTGAGCCGCCTGTCCACCGGCATCGGCTTTTTCGACCACATGCTCGACCAGATCGCCCGCCACGGGTTGATTGACCTCGACATCGAAGCCGAAGGCGACTTGCACATCGACGGGCACCACACGGTGGAAGATGTGGGCATCACCCTGGGTCAGGCCTTTGCCAAGGCGGTGGGCGACAAGAAAGGCATCCGCCGTTATGGCCACGCTTATGTGCCCTTGGACGAAGCGCTGAGCCGCGTAGTGATCGACTTTTCCGGCCGCCCGCAGTTGGAAATGCATGTGCCCTTCAAGAGCGGCATGATCGGAGCGTTTGACACCCAGCTCACGCACGAGTTCTTCCAAGGCTTTGTGAACCACGCCTCGGTGACCCTGCACATTGACAACCTCAAGGGCGAGAACGCCCACCACCAGGCCGAGACCGTTTTCAAGGCTTTTGCCCGGGCACTGCGCTCTGCTCTGGAGTTCGACCCGCGCGCATTGGGTGTGATTCCCTCCACCAAAGGTTCGCTCTGA
- the hisH gene encoding imidazole glycerol phosphate synthase subunit HisH codes for MKKVAVVDYGMGNLRSVTQAVMHVAEGTGVEVVWARTPQEVMDAERVVLPGQGGMRDCMRELHDSGMFDAVMHAAAHKPLMGVCVGMQMLLDHSEELDTPCLGLIPGEVVKFDLAGQLQADGSRFKVPQMGWNRVWQSGGQDAATRHPVWGDVPDGSYFYFVHSYYARPSDARHSAGETDYGQRFSCAIARDNIFATQFHPEKSAEHGLALYRNFLHWNP; via the coding sequence ATGAAAAAGGTCGCTGTCGTTGATTACGGCATGGGCAATTTGCGCTCCGTCACCCAGGCGGTGATGCACGTGGCCGAGGGCACCGGTGTCGAGGTCGTTTGGGCCCGCACCCCGCAAGAAGTGATGGATGCCGAGCGCGTGGTGCTGCCCGGCCAGGGTGGCATGCGCGATTGCATGCGCGAGTTGCATGATTCCGGCATGTTCGACGCCGTGATGCACGCTGCAGCGCACAAACCCTTGATGGGGGTGTGCGTGGGCATGCAAATGCTGCTGGATCACTCGGAAGAGCTGGATACTCCTTGTTTGGGCTTGATTCCTGGCGAAGTGGTCAAGTTTGACCTCGCCGGTCAGCTGCAAGCTGACGGCAGCCGCTTCAAAGTACCCCAAATGGGCTGGAACCGCGTGTGGCAAAGCGGCGGCCAAGATGCCGCCACGCGCCATCCGGTGTGGGGCGATGTGCCGGATGGCAGCTACTTCTACTTTGTGCACAGCTACTACGCCCGACCGTCAGATGCGCGCCACAGCGCGGGCGAGACCGACTATGGCCAACGCTTCTCCTGTGCGATTGCGCGCGATAATATTTTCGCAACACAATTCCACCCCGAGAAAAGCGCTGAACACGGTTTGGCCCTGTACCGCAACTTCCTGCACTGGAACCCTTGA
- the hisA gene encoding 1-(5-phosphoribosyl)-5-[(5-phosphoribosylamino)methylideneamino]imidazole-4-carboxamide isomerase translates to MLLIPAIDLKDGHCVRLKQGDMDQSTTFGEDPSVMARSWVDKGARRLHLVDLNGAFAGHPKNEQAIRKILKEVGSEIDVQLGGGIRDLDTIERYLDAGLRYVIIGTAAVKNPGFLQDACTAFGGHIIVGLDARDGKVATDGWSKLTRHDVVDLGKKFEDYGVESIIYTDIGRDGMLSGINIDATVKLAQALTIPVIASGGLSNMADIEALCEVEDEGVEGVICGRAIYSGDLDFEKAQQRADELNG, encoded by the coding sequence ATGCTTTTAATTCCTGCGATTGACCTCAAAGACGGCCACTGCGTTCGCCTCAAACAAGGCGATATGGACCAATCCACTACCTTTGGCGAAGACCCTTCGGTCATGGCCCGGAGCTGGGTCGACAAGGGCGCGCGTCGCCTCCATCTGGTGGATTTGAACGGCGCCTTTGCCGGTCACCCCAAGAACGAGCAGGCCATCCGTAAGATCCTCAAGGAAGTGGGAAGCGAAATCGACGTGCAGCTGGGCGGCGGTATACGCGATCTGGACACCATCGAGCGCTACTTGGACGCCGGGTTGCGCTACGTCATCATCGGCACCGCAGCGGTCAAGAACCCCGGCTTTTTGCAGGACGCCTGCACCGCGTTCGGCGGCCACATCATCGTGGGCCTGGACGCACGTGACGGCAAAGTAGCCACCGACGGCTGGAGCAAGCTCACCCGCCACGATGTGGTGGACCTAGGCAAGAAGTTTGAAGACTACGGTGTCGAGTCCATCATCTACACCGACATCGGCCGCGACGGCATGCTCTCGGGCATCAACATCGACGCCACGGTCAAGCTTGCCCAAGCGCTGACCATCCCCGTGATCGCATCCGGTGGCCTGTCCAACATGGCTGATATCGAAGCTTTGTGCGAAGTAGAGGACGAAGGCGTAGAAGGTGTGATCTGTGGCCGCGCGATTTACAGCGGCGATCTCGACTTCGAAAAAGCACAGCAACGCGCTGACGAGTTGAACGGCTAA
- the hisF gene encoding imidazole glycerol phosphate synthase subunit HisF gives MLAKRIIPCLDVTGGRVVKGVNFVELRDAGDPVEIAARYNDQGADELTFLDITATSDGRDLILHIIEAVASQVFIPLTVGGGVRTVDDVRRLLNAGADKTSFNSAAIANPQVIEDASLKYGAQCIVVAIDAKRRSEEDALVRGPGWDVYSHGGRKNTGLDAVAWATEMARRGAGEILLTSMDRDGTKSGFDLALTRAVADAISVPVIASGGVGNLDHLADGVQQGGADAVLAASIFHYGEYTVGQAKARMAERGIPVRI, from the coding sequence GTGTTAGCCAAAAGAATCATTCCTTGCCTGGACGTGACCGGCGGTCGCGTCGTCAAAGGCGTCAACTTTGTCGAGCTGCGAGACGCCGGAGACCCGGTGGAAATTGCCGCCCGCTATAACGACCAGGGCGCTGACGAACTCACGTTTCTCGACATCACCGCGACCAGTGATGGCCGTGACCTGATCCTGCACATCATTGAGGCGGTGGCCTCCCAGGTGTTCATTCCGCTTACCGTCGGTGGCGGCGTGCGTACTGTGGACGATGTACGCCGTCTGCTGAATGCCGGCGCTGACAAAACCAGTTTCAACTCCGCGGCCATAGCCAACCCGCAAGTCATTGAAGACGCCTCGCTCAAGTATGGCGCGCAGTGCATTGTGGTGGCCATAGATGCCAAGCGCCGCTCCGAAGAAGACGCCTTGGTCCGTGGCCCCGGTTGGGATGTGTACAGCCATGGCGGCCGCAAAAACACCGGCCTCGATGCTGTGGCCTGGGCGACCGAGATGGCCCGGCGCGGCGCTGGCGAAATCCTGTTGACCAGCATGGACCGCGATGGCACCAAAAGCGGTTTTGACCTCGCTCTGACACGCGCAGTGGCTGATGCCATCAGCGTGCCGGTGATTGCCAGCGGCGGTGTGGGTAACCTCGACCACCTAGCAGACGGTGTGCAGCAGGGCGGTGCCGATGCGGTGTTGGCTGCCAGCATTTTCCACTACGGTGAATACACAGTAGGCCAAGCCAAAGCGCGCATGGCGGAGCGGGGCATTCCAGTCAGAATTTAA